Proteins from a single region of Oncorhynchus tshawytscha isolate Ot180627B linkage group LG03, Otsh_v2.0, whole genome shotgun sequence:
- the LOC112235023 gene encoding solute carrier family 35 member F5 isoform X1 has product MVWVFIMNRMGSQGSTVAQQRRMALGVVILLLVDVIWVASSELTSYIFKRQEYNKPFFSTFTKTSMFVLYLLGFLLWRPWRQQCTGSLRGRHAAFFADAEAYFTPCINDTSLNDHTLSEPLYVPVKFQDLPTEQTNCANGDCDSTSKTQRVRFSNIMEVRQLPSTQALEAKLSRMSFPAAKDQESMLRTVGKLTVTDVAKISFFFCFVWFLANLSYQEALSDTPVAIVNVLSSTSGLFTLILAAVFPSNSSDRFTLSKLLAVALCMGGVALVSFSSMDSPDGKGATGSLWSVAGAALYAVYIVMIKRKVDREDKLDIPMFFGFVGLFNLLLLWPGFLVLHYTGFEAFELPSKLVWTYILINGLIGTVLSEFLWLWGCFLTSSLIGTLALSLTIPLSIIADICMQKVSFSWLFFAGAVPVFLSFFIATLLCHYNNWDPVMVGLRRVFAFICRSTHRIQRLPEDSEQCESLIPLHTVSHDNESFCS; this is encoded by the exons aTGGTGTGGGTGTTCATCATGAACCGGATGGGTTCTCAGGGCAGCACGGTGGCCCAGCAGAGACGCATGGCCCTGGGGGTGGTCATCCTCCTGCTGGTGGATGTCATCTGGGTGGCTTCCTCTGAGCTCACCTCA TACATATTCAAGCGGCAGGAGTACAACAAGCCCTTCTTCAGCACGTTCACCAAGACCTCCATGTTTGTGCTGTACCTGCTGGGGTTCCTGCTGTGGAGGCCATGGAGGCAGCAGTGCACGGGCAGTCTCCGGGGACGACACGCTGCCTTT TTTGCTGATGCCGAGGCCTACTTTACCCCCTGTATCAACGACACCAGTTTGAATGACCATACCCTA AGTGAACCCCTGTACGTTCCTGTGAAGTTTCAGGACCTTCCCACAGAACAGACAAACTGTGCCAATGGAGACTGTGATTCCA CCTCTAAAACACAGCGGGTGCGCTTCAGCAACATCATGGAGGTGCGCCAGCTCCCATCTACACAGGCCCTGGAAGCCAAGCTGTCCCGTATGTCCTTCCCCGCCGCCAAGGACCAGGAGTCCATGCTCCGCACTGTGGGCAAGCTCACCGTCACCGACGTGGCCAAGATCAGCTTCTTCTTCTGTTTTGTG TGGTTCCTAGCCAACCTCTCCTACCAAGAGGCCCTGTCTGACACTCCGGTTGCCATAGTGAACGTTCTGTCCTCCACTTCAG GTCtcttcaccctcatcctggcggCCGTATTTCCCAGTAACAGCAGTGACCGCTTTACTCTGTCCAAGCTTTTAGCTGTGGCTCTGTG CATGGGAGGAGTGGCCCTGGTCAGTTTTTCCAGCATGGACAGCCCCGACGGGAAAGGTGCTACAG GCTCCCTGTGGTCGGTGGCTGGGGCTGCGCTGTACGCGGTCTACATCGTCATGATCAAGAGGAAGGTGGACCGGGAGGACAAGCTGGACATCCCTATGTTCTTTG GATTTGTGGGGTTGTTCAACCTGCTCCTCCTATGGCCAGGCTTCCTTGTGCTTCACTACACAGGCTTTGAGGCCTTTGAGCTGCCCAGTAAGCTAGTGTGGACCTACATCCTCATCAACGGCCTCATCGGCACTGTGCTCTCCGAGTTCCTCTGGCTCTG GGGCTgcttcctcacctcctccctcataGGCACTCTGGCCCTCAGCCTCACCATCCCACTGTCGATCATAGCAGACATATGCATGCAAAAG GTGAGTTTCTCCTGGCTGTTTTTCGCTGGAGCGGTTCCcgtcttcctctccttcttcatcGCCACTCTGTTATGCCACTACAACAACTGGGACCCCGTCATGGTGGGGCTACGAAGAGTGTTTGCCTTCATATGCCGCTCGACACATCGGATTCAAAG ATTGCCAGAGGACAGTGAACAGTGTGAAAGCCTTATTCCCTTACACACTGTCTCCCATGACAACGAAAGCTTCTGCTCGTGA
- the LOC112235023 gene encoding solute carrier family 35 member F5 isoform X2 has protein sequence MVWVFIMNRMGSQGSTVAQQRRMALGVVILLLVDVIWVASSELTSYIFKRQEYNKPFFSTFTKTSMFVLYLLGFLLWRPWRQQCTGSLRGRHAAFFADAEAYFTPCINDTSLNDHTLSEPLYVPVKFQDLPTEQTNCANGDCDSTSKTQRVRFSNIMEVRQLPSTQALEAKLSRMSFPAAKDQESMLRTVGKLTVTDVAKISFFFCFVWFLANLSYQEALSDTPVAIVNVLSSTSGLFTLILAAVFPSNSSDRFTLSKLLAVALCMGGVALVSFSSMDSPDGKGATEKNIWRVTMRKGM, from the exons aTGGTGTGGGTGTTCATCATGAACCGGATGGGTTCTCAGGGCAGCACGGTGGCCCAGCAGAGACGCATGGCCCTGGGGGTGGTCATCCTCCTGCTGGTGGATGTCATCTGGGTGGCTTCCTCTGAGCTCACCTCA TACATATTCAAGCGGCAGGAGTACAACAAGCCCTTCTTCAGCACGTTCACCAAGACCTCCATGTTTGTGCTGTACCTGCTGGGGTTCCTGCTGTGGAGGCCATGGAGGCAGCAGTGCACGGGCAGTCTCCGGGGACGACACGCTGCCTTT TTTGCTGATGCCGAGGCCTACTTTACCCCCTGTATCAACGACACCAGTTTGAATGACCATACCCTA AGTGAACCCCTGTACGTTCCTGTGAAGTTTCAGGACCTTCCCACAGAACAGACAAACTGTGCCAATGGAGACTGTGATTCCA CCTCTAAAACACAGCGGGTGCGCTTCAGCAACATCATGGAGGTGCGCCAGCTCCCATCTACACAGGCCCTGGAAGCCAAGCTGTCCCGTATGTCCTTCCCCGCCGCCAAGGACCAGGAGTCCATGCTCCGCACTGTGGGCAAGCTCACCGTCACCGACGTGGCCAAGATCAGCTTCTTCTTCTGTTTTGTG TGGTTCCTAGCCAACCTCTCCTACCAAGAGGCCCTGTCTGACACTCCGGTTGCCATAGTGAACGTTCTGTCCTCCACTTCAG GTCtcttcaccctcatcctggcggCCGTATTTCCCAGTAACAGCAGTGACCGCTTTACTCTGTCCAAGCTTTTAGCTGTGGCTCTGTG CATGGGAGGAGTGGCCCTGGTCAGTTTTTCCAGCATGGACAGCCCCGACGGGAAAGGTGCTACAG AAAAAAACATTTGGAGAGTAACCATGAGAAAGGGGATGTAA